The Candidatus Mycolicibacterium alkanivorans genome contains a region encoding:
- the rraA gene encoding ribonuclease E activity regulator RraA, with translation MTVTFRPTADLVDDIGPDVRSCDVQFRQFGGRTEFAGPISTVRCFQDNALLKSVLSEPGAGRVLVIDGDASVHTALVGDVIAELGRSNGWAGIIVHGAVRDAATLRTLDIGIKALGTNPRKSTKSGAGERDVPVSFGGVTFHPGELAYSDDDGIVVAAAG, from the coding sequence GTGACGGTCACCTTCCGCCCCACTGCCGACCTCGTCGACGACATCGGGCCCGACGTCCGCAGTTGTGACGTCCAGTTCCGCCAATTCGGCGGTCGCACCGAATTCGCCGGGCCCATCAGCACGGTGCGCTGTTTCCAGGACAACGCGCTGCTGAAGTCGGTGCTCTCCGAGCCGGGCGCCGGACGGGTGCTGGTGATCGACGGCGACGCCTCGGTGCACACCGCCCTGGTGGGTGACGTCATCGCCGAACTCGGACGCTCCAACGGCTGGGCCGGGATCATCGTCCACGGCGCCGTGCGCGATGCCGCGACGCTGCGCACCCTCGATATCGGCATCAAGGCGCTGGGTACCAACCCTCGCAAGAGCACCAAGAGCGGCGCCGGGGAACGGGACGTCCCGGTCAGTTTCGGCGGGGTGACGTTCCACCCCGGCGAGCTCGCCTACAGTGACGACGACGGGATCGTCGTCGCCGCCGCCGGCTAA